A window of Adhaeribacter arboris genomic DNA:
TGATTGGAGACAGCGGCCAGGAAGATGCGAATATTTACCGGGAAGTGGTAAAACAATTCCCGGGGCGGATTTTAGCCATTTACATCCGCGATGTGCAGTTACCCGAACGCGAAAAAATAGCTTTAGCTGTTTCAGAAGATATGAAAGGTCACGAGGTTCCCATGCTAGTGGTTGATAATACCGTGGAGGCAGCGGAACACGCCGCCAAAATAGGTTTAATCTTCCAGGAAGCCATTCCGGCCATCCAAACCGACAAAGAACAGGACAAAGGCCATGAACCCGGTAAAGAGTCAGTTTAGTTGCTGGTTGTTGGTTGAAAAGTTGAAAGGTAGAAAGTTGATCCACGTTTAAAAATTTAGCCAAGGTTAAAATAAGTACCTTTTCAATAAAAGTGGCTTTTCAATAAAAAGTATCTATAAAATAACTTTTAACTTTCTAACCTTTCAACTTTCCAACCAACAACAACTAAATTCAAATAGCGTCTTGCATGAGTAGCTTAACGCTGGCAGTGCCGCCCATTAGCCGCATATTCCGGGTAACAAACCGGCGTTTTTTTAAGGTATACGAACTTGGCTTTTTTACGGAATATCTAATTGGGTTAGGTAATACCGACGCAATTAAGGCAGCCTGAGAAGCAGTTAAATTTTTGGCCGAAGTATGATAATATTTTCGGGCCGCGGCTTCAATCCCAAAAACCTGATCTCCCATTTCGGCAATGTTCACGTAAACTTCCATAATCCGGTGTTTGCTCCAAAAGACTTCAATGAGCATGGTAAAATAAGCTTCTACCAACTTCCGGATATAACTGCGGCCATGCCATAAAAAAACATTTTTAGCGACTTGCTGGCTGATGGTACTGCCGCCGGCAATACGTTTGCTTTTTAAATTTTTCTTAAACGCGCCTTTTATCGCTTTGTAATCAAACCCATCGTGAAGCATAAATAACTGGTCTTCGGCGGCCATAATCGCCAAAGGCACATTGGGCGACACCTCTTCCAAGGCTACAAAGTCGTACCG
This region includes:
- the mtgA gene encoding monofunctional biosynthetic peptidoglycan transglycosylase, with protein sequence MAINLKLIRDLTLKLVLILFVLSILWVLVYKWFMPPATLHMIERRAKAGQKNKVNPNIRYDFVALEEVSPNVPLAIMAAEDQLFMLHDGFDYKAIKGAFKKNLKSKRIAGGSTISQQVAKNVFLWHGRSYIRKLVEAYFTMLIEVFWSKHRIMEVYVNIAEMGDQVFGIEAAARKYYHTSAKNLTASQAALIASVLPNPIRYSVKKPSSYTLKKRRFVTRNMRLMGGTASVKLLMQDAI